The genomic DNA ACGGTTGATATAGTGCAGCACGTACAGTGCGAGCATCGCGTTGCAATGCGGCCATGCAAAGTACGTCGCGGTgatcggcgcgacgagctccatCGTCATCCACGACGCATTGCCTGCGTCAGTGCCGCTACCTACCGTTCCAGTTCCACGCCGAGTCGATCGCAAACCGCCCAAatggcgcgtcgacgaaaaagagcaccggcggcaggcacaccgccgccgcctgaaACGTCCTCCGTACCAGGTCGTACATGAAAGGGACGTGCCATCACGTGTCTATGAGTCTGTCTTCTccggctcctcggcctcgagcaccatGCTCGACTGCGGGTGAGGGGGCTTGAACGTcttgcgctggcgctccaTCTGCTCGTCCAGCAAGCCCGATGCAGCGGCGACCAGGCCCAGGAACGGCGGCGAGGGGTTcagcggccgcgacgcgagctcggGGTGTGCCTGCATGCCGACAAAGAAGGGGTGGTCggtgagctcggcgacctgcatGCGTTCACCCTTCTGGTTGCGGCCGATGAACTGCAGCGAGCCCGAGACGGCGTCCTTGCCTCCCTCGATCGCGCTGACCCTTTCTGGGTTGATTTCGTAGCGATGACGGTGGCGCTCCCAGAtgatcggcgcgtcgccgtagAGCTGGCGGATCTTGCTCCAGGACTCGGACTCATCCGAGAAGAGCGTCGGGCGGAGACCCAGACGCATTgtgccgccgaggtgcgtgcgcgagaTTTCCGGCATGTACACCACGGTCGGGTCCTTGcagtcctcgtcgagctctgCGGAGCCCGCCTCGGTCATGCCACAGACGTTGCGCGCAAACTCGACCACCGCGAGCTGGAAGCCGAGGCAGATGCCGAGGAACGGCACCTTCTTTTCacgcgcccagcgcgcggcggtgatCATACCCTCGGTGCCGCGCTTGCCAAAGCCGCCTGGGACGATGATGCCCTTGGCCGCACACAGGTGCTGCCACGCCTGGTGGTACTGCACCGGGCGCTCGGTCTCTGCCTGGGGCTCCAAATCGCTCGACTCGACCCACTTGAGGATGAGCTTGCGATggcagcgcatcgacgcgtGTTCCAGCGCCTTGACGACCGACATGTACGAGTCCTGGAGCGAGGTGTACTTGCCCACGAGCACGATCTCGACCTGGTCGATGGT from Malassezia japonica chromosome 1, complete sequence includes the following:
- the URA7 gene encoding CTP synthase (glutamine hydrolyzing) (COG:F; EggNog:ENOG503NU1Q; MEROPS:MER0437468; BUSCO:EOG092620EL), with translation MKYIVVSGGVISGIGKGVIASSTGLLLKTLGLRVTSIKIDPYMNIDAGTMAPTEHGEVFVLNDGGEVDLDLGNYERYLNVTLTRDNNITTGKIYREVIEKERRGDYLGKTVQIVPHLTNAIQDWIERVAALPVDESGEQPDVCIVELGGTVGDIESAPFVEAMRQFQFRVGQENFALIHVSLVPVIGGEQKTKPTQAAIRDLRGLGLVPDMIAARCAQPLEPAVISKLSMFCHVGPNQVLGVHDVNSTYHVPLLLETQGMIKFFERRLNLDLNKDISPEMKERGRELRTLWKELTTAQERTIDQVEIVLVGKYTSLQDSYMSVVKALEHASMRCHRKLILKWVESSDLEPQAETERPVQYHQAWQHLCAAKGIIVPGGFGKRGTEGMITAARWAREKKVPFLGICLGFQLAVVEFARNVCGMTEAGSAELDEDCKDPTVVYMPEISRTHLGGTMRLGLRPTLFSDESESWSKIRQLYGDAPIIWERHRHRYEINPERVSAIEGGKDAVSGSLQFIGRNQKGERMQVAELTDHPFFVGMQAHPELASRPLNPSPPFLGLVAAASGLLDEQMERQRKTFKPPHPQSSMVLEAEEPEKTDS